One window from the genome of Acidobacteriota bacterium encodes:
- a CDS encoding YfhO family protein, giving the protein MSRRVAEVAIIVAVATVITVVMAWPVLRAPSDRIFGMEIVGRHHDPFTVMAQFERPLGNGIYAQPLTDIPGALIARVAGPVAAYNWLVLLTFPLSAAFAYLLARHLCLAPAGAAVAAVVFAFSPFHLAQAAYHPHIAQTQWLPFYLLALWRCVDRPTPWAIAWLAAATATVTLSNFYSGFIAAVITPVALLAYWLVGLRTHPQPLRRLAITAGTLTAIAAAGLAYVSFTAGEVVTNRSAFAFRRPTSLTTARSG; this is encoded by the coding sequence GTGTCCAGACGCGTCGCTGAAGTTGCAATCATCGTCGCTGTCGCCACGGTTATCACCGTGGTCATGGCCTGGCCGGTGCTGCGCGCGCCGTCCGACCGCATCTTCGGCATGGAGATTGTCGGCCGGCATCACGATCCATTCACCGTGATGGCACAGTTCGAGCGTCCGCTCGGTAATGGCATCTACGCCCAGCCCCTCACTGATATTCCAGGTGCATTGATCGCTCGAGTCGCGGGCCCGGTTGCCGCCTACAACTGGCTCGTCCTCCTCACCTTCCCACTCTCGGCGGCCTTTGCGTACCTGCTGGCGCGCCATCTCTGCCTCGCACCAGCGGGCGCTGCCGTCGCGGCGGTGGTCTTCGCCTTCTCCCCCTTCCATCTGGCGCAGGCGGCCTACCATCCGCACATCGCACAAACGCAGTGGCTGCCCTTCTACCTACTGGCGTTGTGGCGGTGCGTGGATCGACCCACACCGTGGGCCATCGCCTGGCTCGCCGCAGCAACGGCAACCGTGACGCTCTCAAATTTCTACTCGGGTTTCATTGCCGCCGTGATCACACCGGTGGCCCTGCTCGCATACTGGCTTGTTGGCCTGCGCACCCACCCGCAACCGCTGCGTCGACTGGCTATAACCGCCGGAACGCTGACCGCCATCGCCGCAGCGGGCCTGGCGTATGTGTCCTTCACAGCCGGCGAGGTCGTGACGAATCGTAGCGCCTTTGCCTTCCGAAGGCCGACCTCTCTCACTACAGCGCGAAGTGGGTGA